The Malus domestica chromosome 08, GDT2T_hap1 genomic interval CCGCGCACTGCTCCTTTATTCCATCACCAGAAAATAACCGTTTGGTGGGAAAATCCGATATTTTGACACGATCAAACTAAGcgactcacgaacatcctccaattggaattactccataattcatccatttgattatgttttgctccagaggaagtcgaaagtcctatattgaaaatacaattcaaagtatcaaaatattgaaaatataattcaaagtatcaaaatcttctaaaataataaccaaaatatactaagaaataataatataaaatctactcatcagtaAGGGACATTTCATTTATGATAAGGAGTTGGACTCTCTTTTTAGTGCCAATTGACTTTAGACTGCATAGAACTCAACTTCATCCATAATATTATAGCATGTTAGTTCTCATGTGAACACCTAACAATCACATTTATCACATAGTTAAGTTGAATTCCGTGACACATGAGGAGCGTATAAGAATACAAAGTATTGTCCGGCAATAATAGGACTAGTCATTAAAACAGTTAGCCAATTGGACGATTCCTGAATCACAATGCAATTAATCTAAGGGACAAGCTTTAGCCCAAAGTAACAATGGGCTGGAGCCTGAGCTGTGCAAACTCCAAGTATCATCGTCATCTGAACCTTgccaaaaaagaaaagtgaaagGAAAGGAGGAAAAACAAAGGTCAATCAGGCTAAAACATATGGGGTTCATGTTCGTCATTGAGTGCAATAATTGCAAAATGGTCCCCTGTAAATCAAACTACATATCAAAATCCCTGTACATTTTAACTTAAATATATTCACAATCTCTAGCTAGTCATAGATCATAGTTGGTGCAAAATCTCATATCGCTCGTGAGTTTCACACGTGCAATATGTATACCATCCACTTTAGGTTTTCAAAGCTTGAATATATCATGGGGCACTtattattttaaacaaaaaagttaaaacccaaattacaTGTTGCATGTGAGTTCTGTGCTTTTTAGTCTTATATCCTGGCTCATCGATCTCCCAATTTAAACTTGGCGGGTCCATAATGTGACAGTCCGACATTATGCTAAAGCACTTGTGATATTTTTGTTCAATTCATTTCGCAATCTTTGCAGAGCAaaatattatgtaaaaaaaaattgaaaaatcgaaatcaaattaaattttaaaactttACCAAAGTAGCTTTCAGTTAAAGAAACCAAACAATTCAATTAcaatattatcaataattaagTATCAAACACAACACAATTATAATACATGCTTGTCAAAGAATCTATTTGATGCATATTCGAtacaaaaaaatgttatttgtattattatttgtaTCATTTCTCTAATAAAGATAAGATCTACGTGTGTTGGTAGGTCATACTTCTATTAAAAATATGATACACGATAATGGTATAAATAGATTGTCAGTGTAACACTTCTATTTGATATTATCaagtttgtttattttattttttttatcgtgTGGCTCAATTTGGCTAAATTAATGGCTATGTGAGTcaaggaaaaggatcctcgtcaGATCCTTTTCTTGGGATTCTAGAGATCCCGTGATCGTGactgtttatcgtatatcgtgcggtcagttttcattaggtactatttatatttaattttaaaatttaaattttgaaataatttcttACCACATTTTATACGATGAACTGTCACAATCATAGAATCCCTAAGATCCTTAGGAAAATGATCCGGCGATGATCCTTTTCCGTGAGTCAAAATGGTAGTGGACCCTTCCGCCCGACATTTGCTGTCATAATACATTGGAAAGCTATTGTTTTACAAAGAACAAACAACGAAGTGCAAGCCAAAGTTGTTAACAATAGTCATTAAATTAAACAAAGCAAAGTAAATATAATTAAAGTTTCGTCTAAGTGAATGAACTAGGCCACTAACTAAGAACATGAAGCCCTACAAATTTCAAAAGTGATTATCGAGACCCTTATTCAAGGGAAATGGGTCGGCTCCACGTCATGCATACAACTCACTGATCAAATTAAtcaatgaaaaagaaacaagcagaggcTGAAAAGAATAATACTTCTACCATTCCTAATAAAGAAGAAAGTTCTCCAAATTGCATGAATATTTTATAGATAATCTTTAGATTATgacaaaaatgaataattcTAATTATGATGTTTGTATGCATGGTGGATTAGTGTTAGGAAGAAATAAGGACTTTCTGCAGTGGAAGACGAAAGCATTAtccttaaaaaatatatatacatatagagATTGAAAAAGGTCTATGTAATGAAAAGTGGTACACATTTACTAGTATAAATACAAAATGAATCACTAAAACCTAGTTTTGGACTTAATGCGCTCTTTACAGCATATTGGCACAAGTTAAGTTTTCAATATTAATATCTCCAAAGAGGATTTTGAACTGAATTCACAATTAAAATAATCATATTCGACTATAATGTCGTATCCACATGGTCACATCCAACTCCAAGTAGTGGATATATATGAGAGGAAATTAATTAagtaaatagttaattaatctagaGCCTTTTGTGTTTGATTGGGTATATATATCTTATTGGCTATTGCTATATAGCTTCTTTTCAATTTCCGCTTTTGTTTGGTGCAAATAAAGAAGTGTTAGAAGCAAATATTCCTTCCCTGCTTGTCACTCTCTAGCTGCCGAGCGCACTTACCATTTTTGCCCACTAACCAGCTGGTCTTTGTATCAATGTGATACAAACTAGTAGTAGTATACTTTTGTATTTTCTATTCCTAATGACCTTTTCACATGAGAGACATAGTGGAAGGAGCACGACTGCATAGTGTTTTCAGAAGGCTGATAGGTTATAAAGATCCGATCCAACCAATATAAATAGAAAAGCTCGATCACCTAGGGTTACATATGATAAAAATATAGTGGGAATAAGACACGTAGAGGAATACAATTTGTCGACTCGTAAGGTTACCTAATCCATTTAACTTTGGTTGctatcaacttttttttttttactcaaacCTTTTTAATTTACCTTGTTCTTTTCATCCTACCATGTAACTTAAAGAATATACATACCAAATTATCATGTAATATTGTAGGATGAGAATAAGAActgaaaaagtaaaataaaaaagttgctAGTATTTTACTCATCGAATAAAAAGTTACGGATGGTGAGCTGATACTTGATAGTGGGGAAAGGCCCGAAATGCTGAGTGTGGGCATAAAACTAGAGAAGGAGAGAAAGAAACAGAACCGAAACTGAGCAATGTAAAGCCCTAGAAAATGGAGATGAGCAAAGCATGCCGGTTATGACAAAGACCACACACTGTATATTCCTTCGAGAAAGAGACTTTGGGTCCCTCTATCTCCTCAGTTGAGAGAGAAAGGCAATAGAGGAGGAGGAAAGTGTGCGCACGAGTACTGCCACTAAGTGTATGTATGTAACGTAAAGACACCCCACTTTACTACTTTAGTTTCTCTTTTCAATCCATCCATTCCCCTGTTTAGACTGCTTTGCCCTaataattctctctctctctctctctctctctctctctctctctctctctctgtgcctTTTGGTTTTAGCCCCACTGCTACTGTTCTTTCTTCTGGTTCATTTTTGCCTTCACTTGTAACGCCTTCCATATGTTTGTACTATACTCACATCTCAGAGGCTATTTCTCTCAAACAgtttcctttctctccttttctctctctctctctctctctctctctctctctctgctcatTCGGAGAGAATCctagataataataaaaagctAGAGTCCAAGCAAAAAGGGTTCAAGAACATTGCTTTTTACATGCAGGGGAATTTCATCATGATCAGCTTCAGCTCACTAGCTATACCTACCAAGTTGCCCTTGCTTATGCACTATAATTACTATAAAAATACCAAGTTTCATTTGTACTATAAATTGTATACACACACTAAAGTGggattgaagaataatttggatttatTAATTTGTCATAATTGTGCCTGACAAAGTAGTCATTTAGAAACAAACCAATGAATGACTACACAAGTAGGTGTAGATATTGCAACAATGATTAGTGTGAAACTCCCAACCAAGCCGTTGAATGGGTTTGAACAATTGTTGTTGTTAGGCTGCATACAAGAGACGTGCTTTAATGATGAAATCTGAACGGATGTAGCGTTGTCAAATTTAACATTTTGAAATGATACTTCAATGGAAAATGTtagagaggttttttttttttttttttgagataatTGGAAATAGAACTAATTCGTTCatcaatcattttttttaacaaaagatattatCTATTCTAAGATGGAGGGGtgggttaagcctcacaataggctagcaataatgtcaCAATTGAAGAATAATATCATTAAATCGTAGTATTAAATGACAATTCTTTCATCAATCATTACGTTTAATATTTTACTTATAAGTATAGGTCTATTGACTTTTGATCTACCTAAGAAACTTTCTAAATTTGTGATGATGTCACCCTTATTAAATTGTGTGCTTTGTAATCTTTTACAGAATATCATTTAAACAATTGAGCAAGTTTGGATGtctaaattcaattttttttcttcataaactATTGAAATTACGCATATGACATTTTACCGTAGTAGTCGGAAACAATCATGCTTATGCATTATAGTACATATTCAATCTTCATTGATCCCCCTCCCTTCTAACAACTAATAATTTAACTCACTAATACTatcgtttgtataaaaaaaaataaaaaatacaaaaataaaaaaaactattgAGATTACAtgcactacacacacacacacacacactatattTTGTTGACTGCCCTAGTTATTGTGTTTCAGGCCTGGGTTAGATGTGAATCATAATGAaaagttttgattttctttGGTTAGCATGATATTGTTTCAATGGCATCGGCATAGTATTATGGTTTATATAGCCCCCAAAGAAACAGTGTCatgcacaatttttttttctttagatgTTCATCTTTAATTTGGGTCTCATCCTCAATATAGTGAAATTTCAGTATGAAATGAtagattaaaaattcaaaatatacATGTAAATGTCATGATGTAGACCACAATAATAACGATGGTATCCTTAAAAATTCAAAGTATTAAAATATACATGCTGAGGTCGAGTCGCACAGGTTCACCGTCGTTTAGAATTCTACTATACAGGCTCATTAATAATAGAACCTGTAACAAAGGTTCACACAACTTCACCAATATGTAAAACAAACGGTAATAATTATGCATAATTTGATGTGGCAAGTTATATTTATATACTacgttaattaataaatttatatcATTGGATATTGGTTGCATGTATCACTTGCCACATTATATAATACACCAAAAGGGTATAAATATAGAGTCAGAGCCATAAAGAGGTCAGGATAGTTTCATGCCCATCTGACAATTTTTTTACACAGAAAAGTTTAGTATTATGCAtatattttcaagttttttctgTAGGCTTAGGACCCAAACTGACTTTtactttaatttcttttttcgaGTTTGATTTGAGGTTGGCGACTCCTATGGAGTTCATACAAACGATTGCTTGTGAGCTTTGAGGTGGAATCTAATCTAGGGAtcaatggagagagagaggaagaaagtcAAAGACTTGGGGTTTAGGCTGAAGGAAGAGGATGCTGAGGATGACACCATACTAGACCCAAACGACGATAGTCAGTTGCTCACCAGAGTAAATTTCGTAAGATCAAGAGAGCGTTTTAGATTTAGACTTTTGGGCCACTCCAAGACTAAAATCTTAGCTCAATTACTGTATAAATATATGGACTTCCTAACATTTATTTAATACAAGTCATTCTAGGAAAATGATTTCTACACATTATTTTTCTCTCGTTGCACaatcatgtttatttttttcgtcCTAGAATATTATCTTTGCTTTCGATTTGAAAGCCTCAAATATTCGAGAGTGTgcacaattaaataaaaaatttgtatgTAAAAATCATTTCCCCTTAACAAATCCTACAAAAATACTCCAAGTTTAATCTTCTTAATTGCGTTTTTCATGATCTTGAATTTTGCTTTAGACTATGAAAAGCTATTCTACTACACATGCCATTACGATTATTACTTGCACACCCATCTCTCCTCTAAAGGCAGAGTTTGTAAGTAAAAACATTCCTCCATCCCAACTAGCTTAATTTTCGTTCGTCTTTAATCTTCTTGTTGAAGCTAACTTGTTAACAGACTTCTCTTCTTAATTTGTACGCAACAATAAATTTGTAAaagctcttcaaaagttctcatttttctttcttttgagaaaaaacataaaaaagttTGGAAGGTCTTCAACGGTTACAAATATATGCCAGTTAGTCGGTCAGTCAAAAGAGCATTTTAGTAATTAACCCGACAAAATCAGTCTTTTTTCCCAACATCTGTCCCTGTTGCCCTTTCAACCGTTCGTGTTCAAACTTCAAACCATCATTCCAAAGAAAGTCAAGGTTCCATTTCGTAATTATCTCCAAATTGCTTGCCCACTTTCCCCATCTTTTAATCCCTCTCATCTATTTAAGCACTCCAATCTCCCACTCTCCCTCACTGAACCCTCTTCACCAAATAGTTTCATTTCCAACCCCTCTCCAATCGATCCTTTCTACTTTCTCttccaatgaaaaaaaaaacgtattcTTCATCATCTACAGACGTAAACCCTAATTAATAATAGGTACGTCATGGACATTTTACcaaagatttatttatttatttttatattcattcaattttgtttCACTCAGATAATAATTATAATCTAACTATGTGTTGGTCCAATCTTTGTCTAGGATCTTATAAAGCTATTCTGGGTTCGTGTTTGATTACAATTTCATGAAAGTTAATGTGGTAAGTATATTCTTCGTGTAGTTTTGTCAATTTGAAATGaatttctttaattttgaatgaaaacgTTTACATCAGCTGCTAAGATATGAACTATGTGTTAATCATACGTTAAATAATACCACTCTCTCTCATTTCAGTGTGTTTTACGTggatattaattaatttgaggTGATGATTAAGATGGAAAAGGGACAACCTCATCAAACACGTCTCTTATGGTGCATGCTCGtgttcttattcttcttctcaaATGATACGTGTGCATTGGATGGTATTGATGAGCTTCAGCTTCTCTTATCCTTCAAAGCTTATATCAACGACCCTTTACACTACCTCTCAAACTGGAACACTTCAGCCAACACTTTATGCAATTGGCATGGCATCACATGCAACGACAACAATAACATCAAAGCCATCGAGCTCCCTGGAAGAAACATCTCTGGCAAGATATCATCCTCCATCTTCCACTTGTCCCAAGTCGAAACCATCGACCTCTCCAACAATCAGCTATCCGGCCAAGTCCCCAAAGACGTGTTTATAAACGGGTCTAATTCGCTTCGCCATCTCAACTTCAGCAGCAACAACTTAACCGGCACAGTTCCACAAGGCTCACTCACAACCCTAGAGGTACTCGACTTGTCCAACAACATGATTTCAGGCAAATTCCCAAATGACATCGGATCGTTTTCGAGCTTGAAATTTCTTGACCTTGGAGGAAATTTGTTGGTGGGAAACATCCCTGGTTCCATATCAAACCTGTCTAGTTTGGAGTACTTAACTTTGGCCTCAAACCAACTTGTTGGAAGAATTCCTACACAATTAGGCCAAATGAAGAACTTGAAGTGGATCTACTTGGGCTACAACAATCTCTCCGGCAAAATCCCTGGACAAATTGGTAACCTTTTTGGCTTGAATCATCTCGATCTTGTTTACAACAACCTCACCGGCGAAATCCCATACACAATCAGCAACCTTTCTAATCTTCGGTACCTTTTCCTCTATGGAAACAAACTCACAGGTCCAGTTCCACAATCCTTATTTGGTCTCGAGAAACTCGTTTCTCTAGACCTTAGTGACAATTTTCTTTCGGGAGAGATACCGGAAAGTGTTTTCCAACTCCAAAACTTGGAAATCCTCCACCTTTTTTCAAACAACTTCACAGGAAAAATTCCCAACGCTTTGGCTTCTCTGCCAAGGCTTCAAGTCCTTCAGTTATGGTCAAACAAGTTCTCGGGCCAAATCCCGAAACGTCTCGGAAACCAAAACAACCTCACTGTCTTAGACCTTTCCTCAAACAACCTTTCTGGAAAAATACCTGATACGCTATGCGACTCAGGCCGGCTTTTTAAGCTCATCCTCTTCTCCAATTCACTCGAAGGCGAAATCCCCCTAAGTTTGTCATTTTGCAAGAGCTTGAGCCGAGTAAGACTGCAGAACAACCGGCTTTCCGGTGAAATATTGGCCGAGTTCACCAAACTCCCACTTGTCTATTTCCTGGATATCTCGGGCAACAATCTCTCTGGCAGAATCGATGACAAAAATTGGGACATGCCCTCTCTTCAAATGCTGAATATGGCGAGAAATCGATTTTTCGGGAAGTTACCGGAAAATTTCGGAAGCGAAAAGCTCGAGAACTTGGACTTGTCCGAAAATTGGTTATCGGGAACTATCTCACTGAGTTTCCGGAACTTGTCGGAACTAATGCAGTTGAAGCTTTCTCGCAATGAACTCTCTGGTCCCATCCCTCAACAATTGTCTTCATGCAAAAAGCTCGTGAGCCTCGACCTCAGCCACAACCGCCTCACCGGCACGATTCCCACTAGCCTCTCTGATATGCCGGTTCTCGGGGACCTAGATTTGTCCGAAAACCAAATATCGGGCGAGATTCCACGGAATTTGGGAGCTATAGTATCGCTTGTTCAAGTCAACATTTCCCACAACAAACTCCACGGCATGTTGCCGCCCACAGCAGCGTTTCTTGCCATAAATGCCAGCGCAGTGGACGGCAACAACCTCTGCGGCGGAAGTGACACCATTAGTGGTCTACCTCCGTGCAAGGGCGTTAAGAGAAACCCTACTTGGTGGTTTATTGtcacttgttttcttgttgcaTTATTGGCTTTTGGAGTCGCCggttatttatttgtgttaatgaggaggaggagaaaggaTTTGGAGGTTAAAACGGTGGAGAGCAAAGATGGGATTTGGGAGCTGCAGTTTTTTGAATCGAGGGTTTCTAGATCGGTtacaattcatgaaattttaTCGGCAGCCAAAGAAGGTAATATCATTGCAATGGAAAAGACTGGGATTTTATATAAAGGAGAATCAGTTTCCAATGGAATGCAATTCCTGGTAAAAGAGGATTCTGtgaaagcaattccaccaagtTTATTGTCACAGATTGTTGCACTTGGGAAGCTTAGGCACCCCAATGTGATCAAACTGATCGGAATATGTCATTCCGAAAACGGTGCGTATGTGCTCTATGAGTATTGTGAAGGGAAAGTGTTGGGTCAAGTTATGAGGGATTTGAGTTGGGATCAGCGCCGGAAAATTGCGGTTGGAATTGCGAAGGCTTTACGGTTCTTGCACTGTTGTTGCTCTCCGAGCGTTGTAGCTGGTTGTGTGTCGGCAGAGAAAGTGATTGTGGACGCAAAAGATGAGCCTCGAATTCGATTGAGTCTCTCCGAACAAGTTCGGACGGACTCCAAGGGATTCGTTGTTTCAGCATACATTGCTCCGGGTACGTAATTGACTAAcatatattcatgcatgcatatCCATTGGTTTAAACTCTAcatactatatatatacacacatgtcATATCTTACATGtttgaataaataaatttgaacaaataaaacacagTCCCATCTATTTTCTTTTGGCAAACAATCTATAAGTCTAGAAATGCTCTATACTAAATTCTAAAGCTTCATTTTGTAGAAGATAAAGAAAGCAAAGCCGGCATTACAGAGAAGACTGACATCTATGGGTTTGGGCTCGTATTGATAGAATTGCTGACCGGAAAAGGGCCCAGTGACACTGAATTTGGCGCGCACCAGAGCGTCGTCGAGTGGGCTCGGTACTGCTACTCAGACTGCCATCTTGATGTCTGGACCGACTCGATGATCAGAGAACACGTGTCGAGCAATCAGAACGAGATTGTGGAAACCATGAACCTAGCCCTTCACTGCACTGCTAGTGACCCCATGGCTAGACCATGCGCGAATGAAATATATAAAACCCTAGAATCTGTAATGAGGACAAGTAGTTCTTGTGTTCCTGGATTAAAAGTTACTTCACCTTTTTGATTTCTCCCTCAAGGAATTTTTGTTCCTGTTTTCAGCTTCTTTTagcttttttattttcacttaaattttttttcttgtgtttcTTTTAACGTAATGTACGTGTTAATGAATTAATTACCACCTTTTGTTGTATTTTGTAACATAAGGTGTTAATTAATTGTTAGTATTATAGctcaaatgttttgtttgatggTATGTTTGACATACTACTGAGTGTAAAACTGTAGATATGTAAAGTAAATGTTACCGCATTAATATAATTATGCAACTGTTTCAGAATCCAATTGTTTATCAATATTACTCGATTGGTAATTTCTTTGCCAAGTTTTCTTCACGGAATGATTTACCAGACTTCGTCAAACATATGCTCACTATATAAGTATATATGAACGTGCAGATCATTTGGAATGATCTTGGTAAAAATAGTTGGTTTTTGGAATCACCCTCATCCCTTTCTTTATGAGATGCAAGGGAAAGGAAACAGATCCAATTAATCTAGGAGTAATTTTtctgttattaaaaaaaaggagtAATTTTTCTCTTaagtttctttcattttcttaaggaaagaagaaaagaagactACCAAAAAGATGAATGAATGTACCGTTCCTAATCGCATGCGTGAAAGTCAGTTTCATTGTTATGACCTAACTtgtacaacaaaagaaaataaaaaacgttTGAATTCTTCCTACTATATTCTTGATTCCTATAGTGAGTGCGTGTCACACTAGAGCCTTCctcctctcataaatttattcAAGGGGCAAAAGAAGGGTTTGCATATGGAGGAAAGGGGAGTAATTAAACGAGACAGTAAAAACTTCTATATATACTCGTAATTTTTCACGTAATTTTTCACCAAGGAAATGAAGAAAATTTCAACTTAAGTATGCTGATTATATCTTAACTATGCAGAATTTGCAATCAGTTGTTTACATCGGACTAAATTATGAAGTTTTTAATTGGGAATTAGGAcgacatatgtatatatactagCATGAATTTGTTTAGAGTGTCAATAATAGCTCATTAtatagaagaaaaagaagaaggtaaCTAGGACAAGCATAAAACAGCTACAGATGGTTGAATTTGTTTGGCTACAAGTACtcatggaagaagagaaaatgcGGCAACTGAATGGTCGTGATCGGTAAGTTAGGTCAAAGAACTTGCGGACATCATGTATGGGCACTTCTTTTGCAGGGAACAACTGTACTAATATCTGATCCCTCGATGATTATTTTTTGTCACATTGTCGGACTCTTTTACGATTGAAACAGGCTAAAGAATAGTAACTCTACAATCGCAAGGCTGCATCTAGATAAGTAAAAGCTGTTGACCAAAAAAACACATGTTAAAGCTCATGCTAgacagagaagaaaaaaacctttttgCGTTTATCCCCACACTAGGGTTTTTACAATATCAAAAGAATTTTCCTCAGAAGAAGGTGCAAACCTTTGATCATTAACCTTTTTCTTATATTCTACTTCATCTTTAACTTAAAATTTGACTACATAATAACTTTTTGCAGTACACGATTGTAACGGAATGATGATCAATAGCTCTTAATTCATTCAAGATATTGTTATTTTTTTCAACGTGTTTATTGGCTCCTAATTGAAGCTTTGTTCAACTTACAATCTTAAATGTAAATTATATAGATTAGATGGTGGAATTGACTAAAGATCAAATTGAAAGGCTCAAATCCAACAATAAGATCTAAGCATTTCAAATTTGGACTTCAATGTCTGATTTGGGTCCGTGACCCTCTATTTTGAAGAGAACAATGATGCAAACAAGACCTAGAGCTTTGCCCTGACATATAGGCATTTTGGTCTAATTCTATCGTATACTAGTTCAAAAACGAGATTTTAagattttagaatatttttcgGTATCTTGCTATATGTTcattttgtttctatttgtacTCTAGAAAGTCTAAGGCTAATAGACGTTATATATAGACAACTTTTAGGGTGCTATGGCTGGTTATCTTTCATATTATCAAttaataaacattgaaattttctCATATGTCTCTGGTGGATTCCAGTTTACCATCGCTTGATTTCTTCTCTTTGTCCTGCTGCATTAATAGGGCTGTTTCCGACCAGGCCACCATGCATCAATCTTTCTTCTGACTTACATTCCCTTCGACGTAGCAATTATGGTGCTTAATTAACAAGAGTAATGTTAATGATTTCCATTAATTCCTTATTCTTCTATTCACTCTATTTGCTCTTATAGCAATGATGAAAGTGCATGATACAAGAATCCTTTTCTTTGATTTGTACAGCTGATATCTATCAGCTGCAGAAACTCCGCATCATCATAAGGGTTAAAATAGTTAGAAGATTCCACTAAAGAATATATGTCTAAACACATAAGTTTAAAGTAGCTGACATTTTTTAGGAGAAAAACCCAGCTCAGTTTTGCTGGCATGCACGGATACGATCATCTATATTTTGAAGGCTTTCATCTTAAAAGCCTCAAAATCTTAATGATGGTTTCTTGGAGACCATGCAAAAGGTTATGTGgccttcttctttcttattCAAAAAGCTCCTTTTAATATATTATTCAATTTCTTGGGGAGAGCTGGGTGCATATATAAGATGATGATCTCTTTACATGCAgcatttttcttctccttttttaCGTTTACTTTGTAGATCAGAAATCAAACATTTTTAGAGTGGGTTTCGACTAAAGATAGGCGTGTTTTGTTTACGACTTTTTTATTGTAATGATAATAAATGGATACACGTGCATCCCATCTCAAACATGATTATGGTATATCACGGCAAGAACCCACTCATTAAGCACAACCCAAAACATAAATTAAAGTTAGTAAGTTTTGGTTAATAAATAGTTGCATACCGTTTCATAGCGATCGAATTTCGGTTATTTGAATTAAAATCGTGGATTACTGCCGCCAATGTTGATGATAGTATGCTTAGAAGTGCTTTTGACGACATGGTCGAAAGTGCAACTATTTATGATTTATATCTCTGAGGATACAAACAATGAATAAGCACGTCTGGAAAACGAATGAAGGAAACATTAAGTCGTAGTGTAAAAAGCAAACATCTTTAACAAAACGAATGTCGGCTGACATGCATTCACGTACTTCTACGGAAACCAGTTCTTGTACCATACATGGTAGACTGCGATTAGGATTGAGAGAGTTGAAATCAATACTTTCATAACCACAGAAAGTGGCCCAGTAGTAAAGGCACGGACTGCGGCccccaataaacaaaaaatatgaaagGTTTCAAGTTCGAAGCTCCAAGCTGGTAAGTCTACTTGATCCTAGCCACGGACAAGGTGAAATTCCCCATAATCTTTCAGGGCCCAAAAATGATGAATAATCGTGACTTGCCATAAATTGTCATCTttgcatataaaataaatgaataaatctatattttcagcaaattttttttcttcactacCAATGATCGAATGCAGTCCAAACATAGCAATCAATACCATTAACTCCGGAGAAACCAGGGTTTAAGTGCTGTCAgtataaaattttattaaactcattatccttaataaaaaaaaaatcttaagtaCGTACTAGttattcaaagaaaaaaagaagtgtTCGTTCTATGCCCGCAAACGTAAAGATTGGCTAT includes:
- the LOC103421151 gene encoding leucine-rich repeat receptor-like serine/threonine-protein kinase SKM1 isoform X1: MIKMEKGQPHQTRLLWCMLVFLFFFSNDTCALDGIDELQLLLSFKAYINDPLHYLSNWNTSANTLCNWHGITCNDNNNIKAIELPGRNISGKISSSIFHLSQVETIDLSNNQLSGQVPKDVFINGSNSLRHLNFSSNNLTGTVPQGSLTTLEVLDLSNNMISGKFPNDIGSFSSLKFLDLGGNLLVGNIPGSISNLSSLEYLTLASNQLVGRIPTQLGQMKNLKWIYLGYNNLSGKIPGQIGNLFGLNHLDLVYNNLTGEIPYTISNLSNLRYLFLYGNKLTGPVPQSLFGLEKLVSLDLSDNFLSGEIPESVFQLQNLEILHLFSNNFTGKIPNALASLPRLQVLQLWSNKFSGQIPKRLGNQNNLTVLDLSSNNLSGKIPDTLCDSGRLFKLILFSNSLEGEIPLSLSFCKSLSRVRLQNNRLSGEILAEFTKLPLVYFLDISGNNLSGRIDDKNWDMPSLQMLNMARNRFFGKLPENFGSEKLENLDLSENWLSGTISLSFRNLSELMQLKLSRNELSGPIPQQLSSCKKLVSLDLSHNRLTGTIPTSLSDMPVLGDLDLSENQISGEIPRNLGAIVSLVQVNISHNKLHGMLPPTAAFLAINASAVDGNNLCGGSDTISGLPPCKGVKRNPTWWFIVTCFLVALLAFGVAGYLFVLMRRRRKDLEVKTVESKDGIWELQFFESRVSRSVTIHEILSAAKEGNIIAMEKTGILYKGESVSNGMQFLVKEDSVKAIPPSLLSQIVALGKLRHPNVIKLIGICHSENGAYVLYEYCEGKVLGQVMRDLSWDQRRKIAVGIAKALRFLHCCCSPSVVAGCVSAEKVIVDAKDEPRIRLSLSEQVRTDSKGFVVSAYIAPEDKESKAGITEKTDIYGFGLVLIELLTGKGPSDTEFGAHQSVVEWARYCYSDCHLDVWTDSMIREHVSSNQNEIVETMNLALHCTASDPMARPCANEIYKTLESVMRTSSSCVPGLKVTSPF
- the LOC103421151 gene encoding leucine-rich repeat receptor-like serine/threonine-protein kinase SKM1 isoform X2, yielding MIKMEKGQPHQTRLLWCMLVFLFFFSNDTCALDGIDELQLLLSFKAYINDPLHYLSNWNTSANTLCNWHGITCNDNNNIKAIELPGRNISGKISSSIFHLSQVETIDLSNNQLSGQVPKDVFINGSNSLRHLNFSSNNLTGTVPQGSLTTLEVLDLSNNMISGKFPNDIGSFSSLKFLDLGGNLLVGNIPGSISNLSSLEYLTLASNQLVGRIPTQLGQMKNLKWIYLGYNNLSGKIPGQIGNLFGLNHLDLVYNNLTGEIPYTISNLSNLRYLFLYGNKLTGPVPQSLFGLEKLVSLDLSDNFLSGEIPESVFQLQNLEILHLFSNNFTGKIPNALASLPRLQVLQLWSNKFSGQIPKRLGNQNNLTVLDLSSNNLSGKIPDTLCDSGRLFKLILFSNSLEGEIPLSLSFCKSLSRVRLQNNRLSGEILAEFTKLPLVYFLDISGNNLSGRIDDKNWDMPSLQMLNMARNRFFGKLPENFGSEKLENLDLSENWLSGTISLSFRNLSELMQLKLSRNELSGPIPQQLSSCKKLVSLDLSHNRLTGTIPTSLSDMPVLGDLDLSENQISGEIPRNLGAIVSLVQVNISHNKLHGMLPPTAAFLAINASAVDGNNLCGGSDTISGLPPCKGVKRNPTWWFIVTCFLVALLAFGVAGYLFVLMRRRRKDLEVKTVESKDGIWELQFFESRVSRSVTIHEILSAAKEGNIIAMEKTGILYKGESVSNGMQFLVKEDSVKAIPPSLLSQIVALGKLRHPNVIKLIGICHSENGAYVLYEYCEGKVLGQVMRDLSWDQRRKIAVGIAKALRFLHCCCSPSVVAGCVSAEKVIVDAKDEPRIRLSLSEQVRTDSKGFVVSAYIAPDKESKAGITEKTDIYGFGLVLIELLTGKGPSDTEFGAHQSVVEWARYCYSDCHLDVWTDSMIREHVSSNQNEIVETMNLALHCTASDPMARPCANEIYKTLESVMRTSSSCVPGLKVTSPF